Proteins encoded in a region of the Zea mays cultivar B73 chromosome 4, Zm-B73-REFERENCE-NAM-5.0, whole genome shotgun sequence genome:
- the LOC118477040 gene encoding uncharacterized protein, whose translation MGGSGVGGGGRKARNFATFCLFPRAGAADPNDRVFVRVDNNDYTVPGFADEDSFDPSLSDPSFGDGNFLSASGPLPEYVRREILELGLPDDGYNYLSHLRELRPAAVAASSFVPSS comes from the coding sequence ATGGGAGGAAGCGGAGTAGGCGGCGGCGGCCGCAAGGCCCGCAACTTCGCGACCTTCTGCCTCTTTCCGCGCGCCGGCGCTGCCGATCCCAACGACCGCGTCTTTGTCCGCGTCGACAACAACGACTACACCGTTCCCGGGTTCGCCGATGAGGACTCCTTCGACCCATCCCTGTCCGACCCCTCCTTCGGCGATGGCAACTTCCTCTCTGCCTCCGGCCCCCTCCCAGAATACGTCCGCCGCGAGATCCTCGAGCTTGGCCTCCCCGACGACGGTTACAACTACCTCTCCCACCTCCGCGAGCTCCGtcccgccgccgtcgccgcctcaTCCTTCGTCCCCAGCTCC